Proteins from one Streptomyces genisteinicus genomic window:
- a CDS encoding diaminobutyrate--2-oxoglutarate transaminase family protein: protein MAVTEPAPTAPTTAHEGILHRQAQRESAARTYARSLPIVPVRARGLTIEGADGRRYLDCLSGAGTLALGHNHPVVLEAIKKVLASGAPLHVLDLATPVKDAFTTELFATLPPGFADDARIQFCGPAGTDAVEAALKLVRTATGRQGMLAFTGAYHGMTAGALAVSGGATDVRVTRLPYPYDYRCPFGAGGGRGAEIAARWTESLLDDPRGGVPAPAGMILEPVQGEGGVIPAPDEWLRRMRTLTADRSIPLIADEVQTGVGRTGRFWAVEHSGIVPDVMIMSKAIGGSLPLAVIVYRSGLDAWQPGAHAGTFRGNQLAMAAGAATLAFVRENRLADRAASLGARMLASLQGLAASHTCIGDVRGRGLMLGVELVDPASVTADRPVPLPDPRLAVAVRRACLERGLIVELGGRDASVVRLLPPLTLTDEQATAVLDRFADALAAAERAVRTAPTR, encoded by the coding sequence TTGGCCGTGACCGAACCAGCCCCGACGGCACCGACCACCGCGCACGAGGGAATCCTGCACCGGCAGGCCCAGCGGGAGTCCGCGGCCCGCACCTACGCGCGCTCGCTGCCGATCGTGCCCGTGCGTGCCCGCGGCCTGACGATCGAGGGCGCCGACGGCCGCCGCTACCTCGACTGCCTCTCCGGCGCGGGCACCCTGGCCCTCGGCCACAACCACCCGGTCGTCCTGGAGGCGATCAAGAAGGTCCTCGCCTCGGGGGCGCCGCTGCACGTCCTCGATCTGGCGACGCCCGTCAAGGACGCCTTCACCACCGAGCTGTTCGCCACGCTGCCCCCGGGGTTCGCCGACGACGCCCGCATCCAGTTCTGCGGCCCGGCGGGCACCGACGCCGTCGAGGCGGCGCTCAAACTGGTGCGCACCGCGACCGGCCGGCAGGGCATGCTCGCCTTCACCGGGGCGTACCACGGGATGACCGCCGGAGCCCTCGCCGTCTCCGGCGGTGCCACCGACGTCCGGGTCACCCGGCTGCCCTACCCGTACGACTACCGCTGCCCGTTCGGGGCGGGCGGCGGGCGAGGGGCCGAGATCGCGGCACGGTGGACCGAGAGCCTTCTCGACGACCCCCGGGGCGGCGTCCCCGCCCCGGCGGGCATGATCCTGGAACCCGTCCAGGGCGAGGGCGGGGTGATCCCGGCCCCCGACGAGTGGCTGCGGCGGATGCGGACGCTCACCGCCGACCGCTCCATCCCCCTCATCGCCGACGAGGTGCAGACCGGGGTGGGCCGCACCGGCCGGTTCTGGGCCGTCGAGCACAGCGGGATCGTCCCCGACGTCATGATCATGTCCAAGGCGATCGGCGGGTCCCTGCCGCTCGCCGTGATCGTCTACCGCTCGGGTCTCGACGCCTGGCAGCCCGGTGCCCACGCCGGAACGTTCCGCGGCAACCAGCTGGCCATGGCGGCCGGCGCCGCCACCCTCGCCTTCGTCCGCGAGAACCGCCTCGCCGACCGTGCCGCGAGCCTCGGCGCCCGCATGCTCGCGAGCCTCCAGGGGCTCGCGGCCTCCCACACCTGCATCGGCGACGTCCGCGGCCGGGGACTGATGCTCGGCGTCGAACTGGTCGACCCCGCGTCCGTGACCGCCGACCGGCCGGTGCCGCTCCCGGACCCCCGGCTCGCCGTCGCCGTCCGCCGCGCCTGCCTGGAGCGCGGGCTCATCGTCGAACTGGGCGGCCGGGACGCCTCCGTCGTACGCCTGCTGCCGCCGCTGACCCTCACCGACGAGCAGGCCACCGCCGTCCTCGACCGCTTCGCCGACGCGCTGGCCGCCGCGGAACGCGCCGTACGGACGGCGCCCACCCGCTGA
- a CDS encoding trypsin-like serine peptidase, which translates to MRSIRPLLAAAALVSALAVTATACGPGDDTAGGEPSASASATQDGAGGGAFPADLADRLKERGIDVDKWRDGEWKNWDRDTWLREAQDFVNPVIEGLWKPERMTTASAPTRTLAAGDITGDQDVTDPEPRPVRAVPEKKPYHRNAAPVGKVFFDSPKGSMVCSATVVKDPANPGRSNMVWTAGHCVHAGKSGGWYRNIAFVPAYNDKGQSPAALETAQPQEVAPYGVYWADWVATSGGWIDQGGPTGGTGAAYDYAVMHVKPERGTKSLEETVGAALDIDFAAPEARSIGTIGAWGYPAAPPYDGAIMHKCLDRAGRLSVAPGTPTMWRIGCTMTGGSSGGGWFVQQPGGKTVLVSNTSIGPVTSGWLAGPRLDGDAEQVFTMMSEKFAGR; encoded by the coding sequence ATGCGATCGATACGACCACTGCTCGCCGCCGCCGCGCTGGTGTCGGCACTCGCCGTGACGGCGACGGCCTGCGGCCCCGGTGACGACACGGCCGGCGGCGAGCCGTCCGCCTCGGCCTCCGCCACGCAGGACGGCGCCGGCGGCGGTGCCTTCCCCGCCGACCTGGCCGACCGCCTCAAGGAACGCGGCATCGACGTCGACAAGTGGCGCGACGGCGAGTGGAAGAACTGGGACCGCGACACCTGGCTCCGCGAGGCCCAGGACTTCGTCAACCCGGTGATCGAGGGGCTGTGGAAGCCCGAGCGGATGACGACGGCGTCCGCGCCGACCCGCACGCTCGCCGCCGGCGACATCACCGGGGACCAGGACGTCACCGATCCCGAACCGCGCCCGGTCCGGGCCGTGCCGGAGAAGAAGCCGTACCACCGGAACGCCGCCCCGGTCGGCAAGGTGTTCTTCGACTCCCCCAAGGGCTCGATGGTCTGCTCCGCGACCGTGGTGAAGGACCCGGCCAACCCGGGCAGGTCCAACATGGTGTGGACGGCCGGCCACTGCGTCCACGCGGGCAAGAGCGGCGGCTGGTACCGCAACATCGCCTTCGTCCCGGCCTACAACGACAAGGGGCAGTCCCCGGCCGCGCTGGAGACGGCGCAGCCGCAGGAAGTGGCGCCGTACGGCGTCTACTGGGCGGACTGGGTCGCCACCTCGGGCGGGTGGATCGACCAGGGCGGCCCCACCGGCGGCACCGGCGCGGCCTACGACTACGCGGTCATGCACGTGAAGCCCGAGCGCGGGACCAAGTCGCTGGAGGAGACGGTGGGCGCGGCGCTCGACATCGACTTCGCCGCACCGGAGGCCCGGAGCATCGGCACGATCGGCGCCTGGGGCTACCCGGCGGCGCCGCCGTACGACGGCGCGATCATGCACAAATGCCTGGACCGCGCGGGCCGGCTGTCCGTCGCGCCGGGCACGCCGACGATGTGGCGCATCGGCTGCACCATGACCGGCGGGTCCTCCGGCGGCGGCTGGTTCGTGCAGCAGCCCGGCGGGAAGACCGTGCT
- a CDS encoding trypsin-like serine peptidase, producing the protein MRPIRPTLAAASLAAVLALTATACGPSEDNAGDKPSAPASQSSDGAFTIPDDLKDRLKEHGIDLDKWRDGEWKNWDRDKWLREAQDFVNPIIEDLWDPDRMRDAEKPPAEPVAPDISGDEGVTDPTPAPVDAVPVKAPYHSSAAEAGKVFFDGPQGSMVCSATVVKDPANPGKSNMVWTAGHCVHAGKSGGWYRNIAFVPSYNDAAQPTSALEKAPKEEIAPYGVWWGDWAQTSEKWISEGAATGGQGAPHDYAVIHVTPEKGGSGKSLEETVGAALPVEFNAPAVPEIATMKATGYPAAPPYDGQKLFQCADRPGRLSLGAEQPTMYRIGCTMTGGSSGGGWVAAGADGKPALVSNTSIGPVTAGWLAGPRLGKDAQGIYEAVSKKFAGR; encoded by the coding sequence ATGCGACCCATTCGCCCGACGCTGGCGGCGGCGTCCCTCGCCGCCGTGCTCGCGCTCACCGCCACCGCGTGCGGTCCGTCCGAGGACAACGCCGGCGACAAGCCGAGCGCCCCGGCCTCGCAGTCCTCGGACGGCGCGTTCACGATTCCGGACGATCTGAAGGACCGGCTCAAGGAGCACGGGATCGATCTGGACAAGTGGCGGGACGGCGAGTGGAAGAACTGGGACCGCGACAAGTGGCTCCGCGAGGCCCAGGACTTCGTCAACCCGATCATCGAGGACCTGTGGGACCCGGACCGGATGCGGGACGCCGAGAAGCCCCCGGCCGAGCCGGTCGCCCCGGACATCTCGGGTGACGAGGGCGTCACCGACCCGACGCCCGCGCCCGTGGACGCGGTCCCGGTGAAGGCGCCGTACCACTCCAGCGCCGCCGAGGCGGGCAAGGTCTTCTTCGACGGCCCGCAGGGCTCGATGGTCTGCTCCGCCACCGTGGTGAAGGACCCGGCCAACCCGGGCAAGTCCAACATGGTGTGGACGGCCGGCCACTGCGTCCACGCGGGCAAGAGCGGCGGCTGGTACCGCAACATCGCCTTCGTCCCCTCGTACAACGACGCCGCCCAGCCGACCTCCGCGCTGGAGAAGGCGCCCAAGGAGGAGATCGCTCCGTACGGCGTGTGGTGGGGCGACTGGGCGCAGACCTCCGAGAAGTGGATCTCCGAGGGCGCCGCGACCGGCGGCCAGGGCGCCCCGCACGACTACGCGGTCATCCACGTCACGCCGGAGAAGGGCGGCTCGGGCAAGTCGCTGGAGGAGACGGTCGGCGCCGCGCTGCCGGTCGAGTTCAACGCGCCCGCGGTGCCCGAGATCGCGACCATGAAGGCGACGGGCTACCCGGCCGCGCCGCCGTACGACGGGCAGAAGCTCTTCCAGTGCGCCGACAGGCCCGGCCGTCTGTCGCTGGGGGCCGAGCAGCCCACCATGTACCGCATCGGCTGCACCATGACGGGCGGTTCGTCCGGCGGCGGCTGGGTGGCGGCGGGGGCCGACGGCAAGCCCGCGCTCGTCTCCAACACCTCGATCGGCCCGGTGACGGCCGGCTGGCTCGCGGGTCCGCGTCTCGGCAAGGACGCCCAGGGCATCTACGAGGCGGTCAGCAAGAAGTTCGCCGGCCGGTGA